The following proteins are co-located in the Pseudomonas sp. DY-1 genome:
- the phaC gene encoding class II poly(R)-hydroxyalkanoic acid synthase, whose amino-acid sequence MREKQVPGTLPAPAAFMNAQNAIVGLRGKDLFSTVRNLALQGLRHPVHSARHMLAFGGQVGRVLLGDTLHQPNPQDSRFADPSWQHNPFYRRGLQVYLAWQKQLSTWIDESDLSDDDRARARFVMAQLSDALSPTNSLLNPLAVKELFNTGGLSLIKGIGHLVDDLLHNDGMPSQVSKHAFEIGRNLANTPGAVVYRNELLELIQYKPMSEKQYLRPLLVVPPQINKYYIFDLAPDKSFVQYALKNGLQVFMVSWRNPDARHREWGLSTYVQALEEAFEACRAITGSKEVNLAGACAGGLTIAALQGHLQARRQLRKVTSATYLVSLLDSQVDSPAALFADEQTLEAAKRRSYQAGVLDGKDMAKIFAWMRPNDLVWNYFVNNYLLGREPPAFDILYWNNDNTRLPAALHGDMLDFFKHNPLARSGGLEICGTSIDLQKVTVDSFSVAGINDHITPWDAVYRSALLLGGDSHFVLSNSGHIQSILNPPGNPKANYYENGKLSSDPRAWYYDAKHVQGSWWGKWLGWIQERSGEQRETIMALGNQDYPPMEAAPGTYVHVR is encoded by the coding sequence ATGCGAGAAAAACAAGTCCCGGGCACCTTGCCGGCACCAGCCGCATTCATGAACGCACAGAACGCCATTGTCGGCCTGCGCGGCAAGGATCTGTTTTCCACCGTACGCAACCTGGCGCTGCAAGGACTGCGGCATCCGGTGCACAGCGCACGACACATGCTCGCCTTCGGTGGCCAGGTCGGTCGCGTACTGCTCGGCGATACCCTGCACCAGCCCAATCCGCAGGACAGCCGCTTCGCCGACCCGTCCTGGCAGCACAACCCCTTTTACCGCCGAGGCCTGCAGGTTTACCTCGCCTGGCAGAAGCAACTCAGCACCTGGATCGACGAGAGCGACCTCAGCGACGACGACCGCGCCCGGGCTCGCTTCGTGATGGCCCAGCTCAGCGATGCCCTGTCGCCTACCAACAGCCTGCTCAACCCGCTAGCAGTGAAGGAGCTGTTCAACACCGGCGGCCTCAGCCTGATCAAGGGTATCGGCCATCTGGTGGACGACCTGCTGCACAACGACGGCATGCCCAGTCAGGTCAGCAAACATGCCTTCGAGATCGGCCGCAACCTCGCCAACACGCCGGGTGCAGTGGTCTACCGCAACGAGCTGCTGGAGCTGATCCAGTACAAGCCGATGAGCGAGAAGCAGTACCTGCGCCCACTGCTGGTGGTGCCACCGCAGATCAACAAGTACTACATCTTCGACCTCGCCCCGGATAAGAGCTTCGTCCAGTACGCCCTTAAGAATGGCCTGCAGGTGTTCATGGTGAGCTGGCGCAACCCTGATGCGCGACACCGCGAATGGGGCTTGTCGACCTATGTGCAGGCCCTCGAAGAGGCCTTCGAGGCCTGCCGCGCCATCACTGGCAGCAAGGAAGTCAACCTGGCGGGCGCTTGCGCAGGGGGCCTCACCATTGCCGCACTGCAGGGCCACTTGCAAGCGCGTCGTCAATTGCGCAAGGTCACCAGTGCCACTTACCTGGTCAGCCTGCTGGACAGCCAGGTGGACAGTCCCGCCGCGCTTTTCGCCGATGAGCAGACCCTGGAAGCTGCCAAGCGTCGGTCGTACCAGGCTGGCGTCCTGGACGGCAAGGACATGGCCAAGATCTTCGCCTGGATGCGTCCCAACGACCTGGTGTGGAACTACTTCGTCAACAACTACCTGCTGGGCCGCGAACCACCGGCGTTCGACATCCTCTACTGGAACAACGACAACACCCGCCTGCCCGCCGCGCTGCACGGCGACATGCTGGACTTCTTCAAGCACAACCCGCTGGCCCGCAGCGGTGGGCTGGAGATCTGCGGCACCTCCATCGACCTGCAGAAGGTCACGGTGGACAGCTTCAGCGTGGCCGGCATCAACGACCACATCACCCCCTGGGACGCGGTCTACCGATCCGCGCTGCTGCTGGGTGGAGACAGTCATTTCGTACTGTCCAACAGCGGCCACATCCAGAGCATCCTCAATCCGCCGGGCAACCCCAAGGCGAACTACTACGAGAACGGCAAACTCAGCTCCGATCCCCGCGCCTGGTACTACGATGCCAAGCATGTGCAAGGTAGCTGGTGGGGCAAGTGGTTGGGCTGGATCCAGGAGCGCTCCGGCGAGCAACGGGAAACCATCATGGCGCTGGGCAATCAGGACTATCCGCCGATGGAGGCCGCCCCCGGCACTTACGTTCACGTGCGCTGA
- the phaZ gene encoding poly(3-hydroxyalkanoate) depolymerase: MPLPFVFRTIELDGQTIRTAVRPGQSHMTPLLIFNGIGANLELVFPFVQALDPDLEVIAFDVPGVGGSSTPRTPYRFSGLAKLAARMLDYLDYGQVSAIGVSWGGALAQQFAYDYPERCKKLILAATSAGAVMVPGKPKVLWRMASPRRYIQPSYGVHIAPDIYGGAFRRDPGLAMAHASKVRSSGKMGYYWQLFAGLGWTSIHWLHRIRQPTLVLAGDDDPIIPLVNMRLLAWRIPNAELHVIDDGHLFLVTRAETVAPIIMKFLAEERHRAVIHPQAQPLRSG, from the coding sequence ATGCCGCTACCTTTCGTATTTCGCACCATCGAGCTGGATGGCCAGACCATCCGCACCGCCGTACGCCCCGGGCAGTCGCACATGACGCCGCTGCTGATCTTCAATGGCATCGGCGCCAACCTCGAGTTGGTGTTCCCCTTCGTCCAGGCCCTGGACCCGGACCTGGAAGTAATCGCCTTCGACGTACCCGGTGTCGGCGGTTCATCCACCCCGCGCACGCCCTACCGTTTCTCCGGCCTGGCAAAGCTCGCCGCGCGCATGCTGGACTATCTGGATTACGGCCAGGTCAGCGCCATCGGTGTGTCCTGGGGCGGCGCACTGGCACAGCAGTTCGCCTACGACTACCCGGAGCGCTGCAAGAAACTGATTCTCGCCGCCACCTCGGCCGGCGCCGTGATGGTGCCCGGCAAGCCCAAGGTGCTCTGGCGCATGGCGAGCCCGCGACGCTACATACAGCCTTCTTACGGCGTACACATCGCGCCGGACATCTATGGCGGCGCGTTCCGCCGCGACCCTGGTCTGGCCATGGCCCACGCCAGCAAGGTGCGCTCGTCCGGTAAGATGGGCTACTACTGGCAGCTGTTCGCAGGCCTCGGCTGGACCAGCATTCACTGGCTGCACCGCATCCGCCAACCCACCCTGGTCCTGGCAGGCGACGACGATCCGATCATTCCCCTGGTGAACATGCGCCTGCTGGCCTGGCGAATTCCCAATGCGGAACTTCACGTCATCGACGACGGTCACCTGTTCCTCGTGACGCGTGCCGAAACGGTGGCTCCGATCATCATGAAGTTCCTTGCCGAGGAGCGTCACCGCGCGGTGATCCACCCACAAGCACAGCCGCTACGTAGTGGCTGA
- the phaC gene encoding class II poly(R)-hydroxyalkanoic acid synthase, translating into MSNKNNEDLQRQASDNTLNLNPVIGIRGKDLLSSARMVLLQAIRQPFHSARHVAHFGLELKNVLLGQSGLQPEADDRRFNDPAWSQNPLYRRYLQTYLAWRKELHSWIEESNLSSQDTSRGHFVINLMTEAMAPTNSMANPAAVKRFFETGGKSLLDGLSHLAKDLVNNGGMPSQVNMDAFEVGQNVATTEGAVVYRNDVLELIQYKPITESVHERPLLVVPPQINKFYVFDLSPEKSLARFCLRNGLQTFIISWRNPTKAQREWGLSTYIQALKDTIDVVLKITGSKDLNMLGACSGGITTVALLGHYQAIGENKVNAFTQMVSVLDFNLDTQVALFADEQTLEAAKRRSYQAGVLEGKDMAKVFAWMRPNDLIWNYWVNNYLLGNEPPAFDILYWNNDTTRLPAAFHGELVEMFKTNPLTRPNALEVCGTPIDLKQVTCDFYCLAGTSDHITPWEACYRSARLLGGKCEFVLSNSGHIQSILNPPGNPKARFSTSSEMPADPKLWLENATKHADSWWLHWQQWIGERSGKTKKANFTLGNKAFPAGEASPGTYVHER; encoded by the coding sequence ATGAGCAACAAGAACAATGAAGATTTGCAGCGCCAGGCCTCGGATAACACCCTGAACCTCAATCCGGTTATAGGGATCCGCGGCAAGGACTTGCTGTCTTCAGCGCGGATGGTGCTGTTGCAGGCCATCAGGCAGCCTTTCCACAGTGCAAGACACGTCGCCCATTTCGGCCTGGAACTGAAGAACGTGCTGCTCGGCCAATCCGGGCTGCAACCAGAAGCCGATGACCGCCGTTTCAATGACCCGGCCTGGAGCCAGAACCCGCTCTACAGGCGCTACCTGCAGACTTACCTGGCCTGGCGCAAGGAGCTGCATAGCTGGATCGAGGAAAGCAACCTGTCGAGCCAGGACACCAGCCGCGGACACTTCGTCATCAATCTGATGACCGAAGCCATGGCGCCCACCAACAGCATGGCCAACCCGGCCGCGGTCAAGCGCTTCTTCGAGACGGGCGGCAAGAGCCTGCTCGATGGCCTCTCCCATCTGGCCAAGGACCTGGTGAACAACGGCGGCATGCCCAGCCAGGTGAACATGGATGCCTTCGAGGTCGGCCAGAACGTCGCCACCACCGAAGGTGCCGTGGTCTATCGCAACGATGTCCTCGAACTGATCCAGTACAAACCCATCACCGAAAGCGTGCACGAACGCCCGTTGCTGGTAGTACCGCCGCAGATCAACAAGTTCTACGTCTTCGACCTATCACCGGAAAAAAGCCTGGCGCGCTTCTGCCTGCGCAACGGCCTGCAGACTTTCATCATCAGCTGGCGCAACCCGACCAAGGCACAGCGCGAATGGGGTCTGTCCACCTACATCCAGGCCCTCAAGGACACGATCGACGTAGTCTTGAAGATCACTGGCAGCAAGGACCTCAACATGCTTGGGGCCTGCTCCGGCGGCATCACCACCGTCGCCCTGCTCGGCCACTACCAGGCCATTGGCGAGAACAAGGTCAACGCCTTTACCCAGATGGTCAGCGTGCTCGACTTCAACCTCGACACCCAGGTCGCCCTGTTCGCCGATGAACAAACCCTGGAAGCCGCCAAGCGCCGCTCGTACCAGGCCGGTGTGCTGGAAGGCAAGGATATGGCCAAGGTCTTCGCCTGGATGCGCCCCAACGACCTGATCTGGAACTACTGGGTCAACAACTACTTGCTCGGCAACGAGCCGCCGGCATTCGACATCCTCTACTGGAACAACGACACCACGCGCCTGCCCGCCGCCTTCCACGGCGAGCTGGTGGAGATGTTCAAGACCAACCCGTTGACCCGCCCCAACGCCCTGGAAGTCTGCGGCACACCCATCGATCTCAAGCAGGTCACCTGCGACTTCTACTGCCTGGCCGGCACCTCGGACCACATCACGCCCTGGGAAGCCTGCTATCGCTCGGCGCGACTGCTCGGCGGCAAGTGCGAGTTCGTGCTGTCCAACAGCGGCCACATCCAGAGCATCCTGAACCCACCGGGCAATCCCAAGGCACGCTTCTCCACCAGCAGCGAAATGCCGGCCGATCCCAAACTCTGGCTGGAGAATGCCACCAAGCACGCCGACTCCTGGTGGCTGCACTGGCAGCAATGGATCGGCGAGCGCTCCGGCAAAACCAAGAAAGCCAACTTCACCCTGGGCAACAAGGCCTTCCCGGCCGGTGAAGCTTCGCCCGGTACCTATGTGCACGAGCGATGA
- a CDS encoding gamma-butyrobetaine hydroxylase-like domain-containing protein, with amino-acid sequence MRIPSGIELHKASRTLTLKYGPDESYTLSAEFLRVHSPSAEVQGHGKPILQYGKLNVGLTKLEPAGNYALKLTFDDGHDSGLFTWDYLYELATRQQALWSDYLQELAAAGRSRDPDESVVKLML; translated from the coding sequence ATGCGCATCCCCAGCGGTATCGAACTGCACAAGGCCTCCAGGACCTTGACGCTGAAGTACGGGCCGGATGAAAGCTACACGCTGAGCGCAGAGTTCCTGCGCGTGCATTCCCCCTCAGCGGAAGTACAGGGCCACGGCAAGCCCATCCTCCAGTACGGCAAGCTGAACGTCGGCCTGACCAAGCTTGAGCCGGCTGGCAACTATGCCCTGAAATTGACCTTCGACGACGGTCACGACAGCGGTCTCTTCACCTGGGACTACCTCTACGAACTCGCCACCCGCCAGCAAGCACTGTGGAGCGATTATCTGCAGGAGCTTGCAGCTGCCGGCCGCTCCCGCGACCCGGATGAGTCCGTCGTCAAGCTCATGCTCTGA
- the hslU gene encoding HslU--HslV peptidase ATPase subunit: protein MSMTPREIVHELNRHIVGQDDAKRAVAIALRNRWRRMQLPAELRAEVTPKNILMIGPTGVGKTEIARRLAKLANAPFIKVEATKFTEVGYVGRDVESIIRDLADAAVKMMREQEMHRVRYRAEDAAEDRILDALLPPARTGFGDEQPREDSNTRQLFRKRLREGQLDDKEIDIEVAESPAGVEIMAPPGMEEMTNQLQNLFSNLGKGKRKARKLKVKEAMKLVRDEEAARLVNEDELKAAALEAVEQNGIVFIDEIDKVAKRGNVGGADVSREGVQRDLLPLIEGCTVNTKLGMVKTDHILFIASGAFHLSKPSDLVPELQGRLPIRVELKALSPEDFERILTEPHASLTEQYSALLKTEGLNIEFAPDGIKRLAEIAWQVNEKTENIGARRLHTLLERLLEEVSFSAGDLAAQHDETPIHIDAAYVNGHLGELAQDEDLSRYIL, encoded by the coding sequence ATGTCCATGACGCCCCGCGAAATCGTCCACGAACTCAACCGCCACATCGTGGGCCAGGACGACGCCAAGCGCGCAGTCGCCATCGCCTTGCGCAACCGCTGGCGCCGCATGCAGCTGCCGGCCGAGCTGCGCGCCGAAGTAACGCCGAAGAACATCCTGATGATCGGCCCGACCGGCGTCGGCAAGACCGAGATCGCTCGCCGCCTGGCGAAGCTCGCCAACGCGCCCTTCATCAAGGTCGAAGCGACCAAGTTCACCGAGGTGGGCTACGTCGGCCGCGACGTCGAGTCGATCATTCGCGACCTGGCCGACGCCGCCGTGAAGATGATGCGCGAGCAGGAAATGCATCGCGTGCGCTATCGCGCCGAAGACGCCGCCGAAGATCGCATCCTCGACGCCCTGCTGCCCCCGGCACGCACCGGTTTCGGCGACGAGCAGCCCCGTGAGGATTCCAACACCCGCCAGCTGTTCCGCAAGCGCCTGCGCGAAGGCCAACTCGATGACAAGGAAATCGACATCGAAGTTGCCGAGTCCCCGGCCGGCGTCGAAATCATGGCCCCGCCCGGCATGGAGGAAATGACCAACCAGCTGCAGAACCTCTTCTCCAACCTCGGCAAGGGCAAGCGCAAGGCCCGCAAGCTGAAGGTCAAGGAAGCCATGAAGCTGGTGCGCGACGAAGAAGCAGCGCGCCTGGTCAACGAGGACGAGCTGAAAGCCGCCGCGCTGGAAGCCGTGGAACAGAACGGCATCGTCTTCATCGATGAGATCGACAAGGTGGCCAAGCGCGGCAATGTCGGCGGCGCCGATGTCTCCCGCGAGGGCGTGCAGCGCGATCTGCTGCCGTTGATCGAAGGCTGCACCGTGAACACCAAGCTGGGCATGGTGAAGACCGACCACATCCTGTTCATCGCCTCCGGCGCGTTCCACCTGTCCAAGCCCAGCGACCTGGTGCCGGAACTGCAGGGCCGCCTGCCGATCCGCGTCGAGCTCAAGGCACTGTCGCCGGAAGACTTCGAACGCATCCTCACCGAGCCCCATGCATCGCTGACCGAACAGTACAGCGCGTTGCTGAAGACCGAAGGCCTGAACATCGAGTTCGCCCCGGACGGCATCAAACGTCTTGCCGAGATTGCCTGGCAGGTCAACGAGAAGACCGAGAACATCGGCGCCCGTCGCCTGCACACCCTGCTCGAGCGCCTGCTGGAAGAGGTTTCCTTCAGCGCCGGCGACCTCGCCGCGCAACACGACGAGACGCCGATCCACATTGATGCTGCCTACGTGAACGGCCATCTCGGCGAGCTTGCCCAGGACGAAGACCTGTCGCGCTACATTCTCTGA
- the hslV gene encoding ATP-dependent protease subunit HslV produces MTTIVSVRRNGKVVMGGDGQVSLGNTVMKSNARKVRRLYHGQVLAGFAGATADAFTLFERFEGQLEKHQGHLVRAAVELAKDWRTDRSLSRLEAMLAVANKDASLIITGNGDVVEPEQGLIAMGSGGGFAQAAALALLQHTELSAREVTETALNIAGSICVFTNQNLTIEELDSAE; encoded by the coding sequence TTGACCACCATCGTTTCAGTCCGCCGCAACGGCAAAGTCGTCATGGGCGGCGACGGCCAGGTTTCCCTCGGCAACACCGTCATGAAAAGCAATGCCCGCAAGGTCCGCCGTCTTTACCACGGCCAGGTCCTGGCCGGCTTCGCCGGTGCCACCGCTGACGCCTTCACCCTGTTCGAGCGCTTCGAAGGCCAGCTGGAAAAACATCAGGGCCACCTCGTCCGGGCCGCCGTCGAGCTGGCCAAGGACTGGCGCACCGATCGCTCCCTGAGTCGCCTGGAAGCCATGCTCGCCGTGGCCAACAAGGATGCCTCGCTGATCATCACCGGCAACGGTGACGTGGTCGAACCCGAACAGGGCCTGATCGCCATGGGCTCCGGCGGCGGATTCGCCCAGGCCGCCGCCCTGGCGCTGCTGCAACATACCGAGCTGTCCGCCCGCGAAGTGACCGAGACCGCCCTGAACATCGCCGGCTCCATTTGCGTGTTCACCAACCAGAACCTGACCATCGAGGAGCTGGACAGCGCCGAGTAA
- a CDS encoding SPOR domain-containing protein → MAKKKAAPKRGASRYQAPAKKPVPGWVWLAIGLVIGGFVVFLNQLEPGRDEVRRTKPEQAATGAASGKTASDVGKAQVQGKPTTPPPQEPAKPKYDFYTLLPESEVIVPPEAVPKETPATPPEQKPVTPEEAAKIDAARAQAALNGETPPPAPPVVAKAPVTNQFFLQAGSFRKRDDADRVRAQIILLGQNVQVESGTVREETWYRVLVGPYANREQLASAQKQLAGSGFSNLLLQQRQSR, encoded by the coding sequence ATGGCGAAGAAAAAAGCTGCACCCAAGCGCGGGGCCAGCCGCTACCAGGCGCCGGCCAAGAAGCCGGTGCCCGGCTGGGTCTGGCTGGCCATCGGCCTGGTCATCGGTGGTTTCGTGGTATTCCTGAACCAGCTCGAGCCGGGCCGCGACGAAGTGCGCCGGACCAAGCCCGAACAGGCCGCGACCGGTGCCGCCAGCGGCAAGACCGCCAGCGATGTCGGCAAGGCCCAGGTCCAGGGCAAGCCGACAACGCCGCCCCCCCAGGAGCCGGCGAAGCCAAAGTACGACTTCTACACGCTGTTGCCGGAATCAGAAGTGATAGTGCCGCCGGAAGCTGTGCCCAAGGAGACACCAGCCACGCCGCCGGAGCAGAAGCCGGTTACCCCGGAAGAAGCCGCGAAGATCGACGCTGCGCGTGCCCAGGCCGCTCTCAACGGCGAGACCCCGCCACCCGCGCCGCCGGTGGTAGCCAAGGCGCCGGTCACCAATCAGTTCTTCCTCCAGGCCGGCTCGTTCCGCAAGCGCGACGACGCCGACCGGGTGCGAGCGCAGATCATCCTTCTCGGACAGAATGTCCAGGTGGAATCCGGCACCGTTCGCGAGGAAACCTGGTACCGCGTCCTCGTCGGGCCCTACGCCAATCGCGAACAACTCGCCTCGGCGCAGAAGCAACTGGCCGGCAGCGGATTCAGCAATTTGCTGTTACAGCAGCGCCAAAGCCGTTGA
- the argS gene encoding arginine--tRNA ligase, with protein sequence MKDTIRQLIQQALTRLASEGVLPEGLSPAIQVENTKDKSHGDFASNIAMMLAKPAGMKPRDLAEKLINALPQDDQVAKVEIAGPGFLNFFQNTQALAQRLEAALADDRLGVRKNGPQQRVVIDLSAPNLAKEMHVGHLRSTIIGDGVARVLEFLGDTVIRQNHVGDWGTQFGMLLAYMQEQPVGSDAELSDLESFYRAAKKRFDESAEFADRARELVVKLQAGDPECLKLWTRFNDISLSHCQAVYDRLGVKLTMADVKGESAYNDDLANVVADLRAKGLLTESDGALCVFMDEFKNAEGNPLPLIVQKAGGGYLYATTDLAATRYRSGVLRADRALYFVDQRQALHFQMVFACARLAGFVPASFEMEHMGFGTMNGADGRPFKTRDGGTVKLIDLLDEAEQRAYELVKGKNPDLEEAELRQIARAVGIGAVKYADLSKHRTSDYSFNFELMLSFEGNTAPYLLYAYTRVASVFRKLGKDFSEIDGQIILAAEQEQALAAKLAQFADTLGNVAEKGVPHILCAYLYDLAGLFSSFYENCPILSAEEQATQQSRLRLAALTGRTLKQGLELLGLQTLERM encoded by the coding sequence ATGAAAGACACCATTCGCCAGCTGATCCAGCAAGCCCTGACCCGTCTCGCCAGCGAGGGCGTGCTGCCCGAAGGCCTCAGCCCGGCTATCCAGGTGGAGAACACCAAGGACAAGAGCCACGGCGACTTCGCCAGCAACATCGCCATGATGCTGGCCAAACCCGCCGGCATGAAGCCGCGCGACCTGGCAGAAAAACTGATCAACGCCCTTCCCCAGGACGATCAGGTGGCCAAGGTCGAGATCGCCGGCCCCGGCTTCCTCAACTTCTTCCAGAACACCCAGGCGCTGGCCCAGCGCCTGGAAGCCGCACTGGCCGACGACCGTCTCGGCGTGCGCAAGAATGGTCCGCAACAGCGCGTAGTCATCGACCTGTCTGCGCCGAACCTCGCCAAGGAAATGCACGTCGGCCACCTGCGTTCCACCATCATCGGTGACGGCGTCGCACGCGTCCTGGAGTTCCTCGGCGATACCGTGATCCGCCAGAACCACGTGGGCGACTGGGGCACCCAGTTCGGCATGTTGCTGGCCTACATGCAGGAACAGCCGGTCGGCAGCGACGCCGAACTGTCCGATCTGGAGTCGTTCTACCGGGCGGCCAAGAAGCGCTTCGACGAGTCCGCCGAGTTCGCCGACCGTGCCCGCGAACTGGTGGTCAAGCTCCAGGCCGGCGATCCCGAATGCCTGAAGCTCTGGACCCGCTTCAACGATATTTCCCTGAGCCACTGCCAGGCCGTCTACGACCGCCTGGGCGTGAAACTCACCATGGCCGACGTGAAGGGCGAAAGCGCCTACAACGACGATCTGGCAAACGTAGTCGCCGACCTGCGCGCCAAGGGCCTGCTCACCGAGAGCGACGGCGCGCTGTGCGTGTTCATGGACGAATTCAAGAATGCCGAAGGCAACCCGCTGCCGCTGATCGTGCAGAAGGCCGGCGGTGGTTACCTCTACGCCACCACCGACCTGGCAGCGACCCGCTACCGCAGCGGTGTGCTCAGGGCCGACCGCGCGCTCTACTTCGTTGACCAGCGCCAGGCCCTGCACTTCCAGATGGTCTTCGCCTGCGCCCGCCTGGCCGGTTTCGTGCCCGCCAGCTTCGAGATGGAGCACATGGGGTTCGGCACCATGAACGGTGCTGACGGCCGTCCGTTCAAGACTCGCGACGGCGGTACCGTCAAGCTCATCGACCTGCTGGACGAAGCCGAGCAGCGCGCCTATGAACTGGTGAAGGGCAAGAACCCTGACCTGGAAGAAGCCGAACTGCGCCAGATCGCCCGGGCAGTGGGTATCGGTGCTGTGAAGTACGCGGATCTGTCCAAGCACCGCACCAGCGACTACAGCTTCAACTTCGAGCTGATGCTGAGCTTCGAGGGCAACACCGCTCCCTACCTGCTCTACGCATACACCCGTGTCGCCAGCGTGTTCCGCAAGCTGGGCAAGGACTTCTCCGAGATCGACGGCCAGATCATCCTCGCCGCCGAGCAGGAGCAGGCCCTGGCCGCCAAGCTGGCGCAGTTCGCCGACACCCTGGGCAACGTTGCCGAGAAAGGCGTACCGCACATCCTCTGCGCCTACCTCTACGACCTGGCCGGCCTGTTCTCCAGCTTCTACGAGAACTGCCCGATCCTCAGTGCCGAAGAGCAGGCCACCCAACAGAGCCGCCTGCGCCTTGCTGCGCTGACCGGTCGTACCCTCAAGCAAGGCCTGGAGCTGCTCGGCCTGCAAACCCTGGAACGCATGTAA